One Leptolyngbya ohadii IS1 genomic window carries:
- a CDS encoding peptidylprolyl isomerase: MNTCLKIGSRRLGSDEIIAALVRYKLMEPLIGQMLLDEAIESITLSEQELLRALAGKMHGGESNEVPGETPENFATFLQQWCEQAGVTAEYFQAVVLRELQVQKFKQINFADQVVSEFLKRKSELDQVEYSLLQLSERSLAEEIFFLLRDEGADFAQLVEQYSMVEGDRTGSKQAMQGWIGPVSLSTLPLEIANLFRQGQPGAIYGPIAVADHFWVVRLERLILARLTDAVWLQLINGLFDRWLKAQVRSFLATPDTVEVLSD, encoded by the coding sequence ATGAATACCTGTTTAAAGATTGGGAGTCGTCGCTTAGGAAGTGATGAAATTATCGCTGCACTGGTGCGATACAAGTTAATGGAACCCCTGATTGGGCAGATGCTACTCGATGAGGCGATCGAATCTATTACGCTCTCCGAACAGGAATTGCTGCGGGCGTTGGCGGGCAAAATGCATGGGGGGGAATCAAACGAGGTGCCGGGAGAAACACCGGAAAACTTCGCCACTTTCCTCCAGCAGTGGTGCGAACAAGCGGGCGTCACCGCAGAGTATTTTCAGGCAGTCGTACTACGGGAATTGCAGGTGCAGAAATTCAAACAAATCAATTTTGCCGATCAGGTCGTGAGTGAATTCCTCAAGCGGAAGTCAGAGCTGGATCAGGTCGAGTATTCCCTGCTGCAACTGAGCGAGCGATCGCTGGCGGAGGAAATCTTCTTTCTGCTGCGGGATGAGGGCGCAGACTTCGCCCAACTAGTTGAGCAATATTCGATGGTAGAAGGCGATCGGACTGGTTCCAAACAAGCGATGCAGGGCTGGATAGGTCCCGTTTCCCTATCAACCCTTCCCCTCGAAATTGCTAACCTGTTTCGCCAGGGACAGCCCGGCGCGATTTATGGTCCTATTGCCGTTGCCGATCATTTTTGGGTGGTGCGGCTAGAGCGGCTAATTCTTGCCCGACTCACCGACGCCGTTTGGCTTCAGCTCATCAATGGTTTGTTCGATCGCTGGCTAAAGGCTCAGGTACGCTCCTTCCTTGCCACCCCCGACACTGTCGAAGTTCTTTCGGATTGA
- a CDS encoding calcium-binding protein — MISSTQKELDAILALLQNNKVITPVKGKKRFLGTRTDDVFLGRLGNDIAEGRNGNDALVGRAGDDRFSGGRGNDLVMGGDGLDILTGNSGADSLFGDAGADQLNGGSEADYLDGGAEADILIGGNGIDQIVGGDGIDTLTGGADNDQFIYGGNLFANGTAALAGRTGIAVLNQPDIIKDYTIGQDQLVFDKQDTNITNIVFQKGITSQLADGNVIVLQDGFAAAGAAARAIANNDNVQANEGIFVYFNTTLGLTRVVYSRDLGDGGNVSVLANLDNQRGAAGLANLSSFTAADFALM; from the coding sequence ATGATTAGTTCCACCCAAAAAGAACTCGATGCAATTCTTGCGCTGCTGCAAAACAATAAGGTGATTACGCCTGTGAAGGGGAAAAAACGCTTCCTGGGCACCCGCACGGATGATGTTTTTCTTGGCAGATTGGGCAATGATATAGCGGAAGGACGGAATGGAAACGATGCGCTGGTTGGCAGGGCAGGAGACGATCGCTTCTCTGGCGGCAGGGGCAATGATCTGGTAATGGGCGGCGATGGACTGGATATTCTGACGGGCAATAGCGGCGCAGATTCTCTCTTTGGCGATGCGGGTGCCGATCAGTTAAATGGCGGCAGTGAGGCAGATTATCTGGATGGTGGCGCAGAGGCTGATATTCTGATCGGCGGTAACGGCATTGACCAGATTGTAGGCGGCGATGGGATTGATACCCTAACTGGCGGCGCAGATAACGATCAGTTCATCTATGGCGGAAATCTCTTTGCCAACGGAACCGCAGCCCTCGCCGGACGGACGGGAATCGCTGTACTAAATCAGCCCGATATTATCAAGGACTACACGATCGGTCAGGATCAGCTTGTGTTTGATAAGCAGGATACCAATATCACCAATATCGTGTTCCAGAAGGGCATTACTTCCCAGCTTGCGGATGGAAATGTGATTGTTTTGCAGGATGGTTTTGCGGCGGCAGGTGCGGCGGCTCGTGCCATTGCAAACAACGACAACGTTCAGGCAAATGAAGGGATTTTTGTTTACTTCAATACCACCCTGGGGCTAACGCGGGTTGTGTATTCCAGGGATCTGGGTGATGGCGGCAATGTTAGCGTTCTGGCAAATCTGGATAACCAGCGAGGAGCCGCAGGGCTGGCAAACCTGTCTAGCTTCACCGCAGCTGATTTTGCCCTAATGTAG